A single region of the Drosophila miranda strain MSH22 chromosome 2, D.miranda_PacBio2.1, whole genome shotgun sequence genome encodes:
- the LOC117186904 gene encoding protein argonaute-2-like, whose product MFLGADVSHPSPDQWEIPSVVGVAASHDPFGASYNMQYRLQRSTLEEIEDMESITLEHLRVYYQFRKSYPEHIIYYRDGVGDGQFPKIKSEELRGISAACCKMHIKPKICCVIVVKRHHTRFFPNGAPSQYNKFNNVDPGTVVDRTIVHPNEMEFFMVSHQANQGTAKPTRYNVIENTGNLDIDVLQQLTYNLCHMFPRCNRAVSYPAPAYLAHLAAARGRVYLTGSTKFRSPQEEYAKRLIVPEFMKTNPMYFV is encoded by the exons ATGTTTTTGGGTGCCGATGTGAGTCATCCGTCGCCCGATCAGTGGGAGATCCCCAGTGTGGTGGGTGTTGCCGCCTCCCATGATCCATTCGGGGCTTCATATAACATGCAATATCGCTTGCAACGCTCTACCCTGGAGGAGATCGAGGACATGGAGTCGATAACCCTGGAGCACTTGCGTGTTTATTATCAGTTCCGGAAATCCTATCCCGAGCACATCATCTATTACCGTGATGGTGTCGGCGATGGTCAGTTCCCCAAGATCAAGAGTGAAGAGTTGAGAGGAATTTCTGCGGCCTGCTGCAAG ATGCACATTAAACCCAAGATTTGCTGCGTCATCGTAGTTAAGCGGCATCATACGCGCTTCTTTCCGAACGGAGCTCCATCGCAATATAACAAGTTCAACAATGTCGATCCGGGAACCGTCGTCGATCGCACCATTGTCCATCCCAATGAGATGGAGTTCTTCATGGTCAGCCATCAGGCGAATCAGGGGACGGCCAAGCCGACGCGTTACAACGTAATTGAGAATACGGGCAACTTGGATATTGATGTACTGCAGCAATTGACATACAATCTTTGTCACATGTTTCCTCGTTGCAACCGCGCAGTGTCTTATCCGGCTCCGGCATATTTGGCACATTTGGCTGCGGCACGTGGACGTGTCTACCTCACTGG CTCCACCAAGTTCCGTTCTCCACAGGAGGAGTACGCAAAGCGTTTGATTGTTCCAGAGTTCATGAAGACGAATCCTATGTACTTCGTGTAG
- the LOC117186903 gene encoding protein argonaute-2-like isoform X3, whose translation MGKENKYKPNAEKPTKPTMKRYFGKPLQQHQLKAGEQVTHPPYGGPAASGLEKQKQEEEQGEWQTQRCQKRRDKAGEGWGGKQQQQQRLQGHNEQHQGGSQFYGPPKPQDELPKWPRAQNRGLPLQPLLPQTQKVVPPLPAGTMKRGTLGKPGQVSVNYLDVSLDKMPAVAYQYDVKITSVFPKKFYRQAFEQYRVEHLGGAIAAYDGRASCYSVVKLKCSPQGQEVKVTDRHGRTLNYTVELKKTQVSEVDLSSLRSYMKDKIYDKPMRALQCLEVVLAAPCHNTARRAGRSFFKRSDPGNAIDLKDGYEALVRIIPPPLPATALT comes from the exons atgggAAAGGAAAATA AATATAAACCGAATGCcgaaaaaccaaccaaaccaaccATGAAGCGGTACTTCGGCAAGCCCCTCCAACAGCATCAACTAAAAG CTGGAGAACAGGTTACTCACCCTCCATATGGAGGTCCTGCCGCCTCTGGCTtggagaagcagaagcaggaagAGGAGCAAGGAGAATGGCAGACACAAAGGTGTCAGAAGAGGCGCGATAAGGCCGGGGAAGGCTGGGGcggaaagcagcagcagcagca GCGTCTTCAGGGCCACAATGAACAACACCAAGGAGGCTCCCAGTTCTATGGTCCACCAAAACCGCAAGACGAACTCCCAAAATGGCCAAGAGCCCAGAACCGAGGTCTGCCTCTGCAGCCTCTGCTCCCTCAGACCCAAAAAGTGGTGCCGCCACTCCCAGCAGGCACCATGAAACGTGGAACTTTGGGAAAACCAGGTCAAGTATCTGTTAATTATCTCGACGTTAGCTTGGATAAAATGCCTGCGGTGGCCTATCAGTACGATGTGAAGATCACGTCAGTATTTCCTAAGAAGTTCTATCGTCAGGCTTTTGAGCAGTACAGAGTTGAACATTTGGGGGGTGCGATTGCCGCATATGATGGACGTGCATCGTGCTACTCAGTTGTGAAACTAAAATGCAGCCCCCAGGGCCAAGAAGTGAAG GTAACAGATCGCCACGGCCGTACCTTGAATTACACTGTGGAGCTCAAGAAGACACAGGTCTCGGAAGTCGATTTGAGCTCACTAAGAAG CTACATGAAGGACAAGATTTATGATAAGCCCATGCGAGCCTTGCAGTGTCTGGAGGTTGTGTTGGCGGCTCCCTGTCATAACACCGCTAGACGCGCCGGTCGCTCCTTCTTCAAAAGGTCTGATCCCGGAAACGCCATTGATCTTAAAGACGGCTACGAAGCTCTGGTTCGGattatccccccccccctcccggctaccgccttaacctaa
- the LOC117186903 gene encoding protein argonaute-2-like isoform X2 gives MGKENKYKPNAEKPTKPTMKRYFGKPLQQHQLKAGEQVTHPPYGGPAASGLEKQKQEEEQGEWQTQRCQKRRDKAGEGWGGKQQQQQQQRLQGHNEQHQGGSQFYGPPKPQDELPKWPRAQNRGLPLQPLLPQTQKVVPPLPAGTMKRGTLGKPGQVSVNYLDVSLDKMPAVAYQYDVKITSVFPKKFYRQAFEQYRVEHLGGAIAAYDGRASCYSVVKLKCSPQGQEVKVTDRHGRTLNYTVELKKTQVSEVDLSSLRSYMKDKIYDKPMRALQCLEVVLAAPCHNTARRAGRSFFKRSDPGNAIDLKDGYEALVRIIPPPLPATALT, from the exons atgggAAAGGAAAATA AATATAAACCGAATGCcgaaaaaccaaccaaaccaaccATGAAGCGGTACTTCGGCAAGCCCCTCCAACAGCATCAACTAAAAG CTGGAGAACAGGTTACTCACCCTCCATATGGAGGTCCTGCCGCCTCTGGCTtggagaagcagaagcaggaagAGGAGCAAGGAGAATGGCAGACACAAAGGTGTCAGAAGAGGCGCGATAAGGCCGGGGAAGGCTGGGGcggaaagcagcagcagcagcagcagca GCGTCTTCAGGGCCACAATGAACAACACCAAGGAGGCTCCCAGTTCTATGGTCCACCAAAACCGCAAGACGAACTCCCAAAATGGCCAAGAGCCCAGAACCGAGGTCTGCCTCTGCAGCCTCTGCTCCCTCAGACCCAAAAAGTGGTGCCGCCACTCCCAGCAGGCACCATGAAACGTGGAACTTTGGGAAAACCAGGTCAAGTATCTGTTAATTATCTCGACGTTAGCTTGGATAAAATGCCTGCGGTGGCCTATCAGTACGATGTGAAGATCACGTCAGTATTTCCTAAGAAGTTCTATCGTCAGGCTTTTGAGCAGTACAGAGTTGAACATTTGGGGGGTGCGATTGCCGCATATGATGGACGTGCATCGTGCTACTCAGTTGTGAAACTAAAATGCAGCCCCCAGGGCCAAGAAGTGAAG GTAACAGATCGCCACGGCCGTACCTTGAATTACACTGTGGAGCTCAAGAAGACACAGGTCTCGGAAGTCGATTTGAGCTCACTAAGAAG CTACATGAAGGACAAGATTTATGATAAGCCCATGCGAGCCTTGCAGTGTCTGGAGGTTGTGTTGGCGGCTCCCTGTCATAACACCGCTAGACGCGCCGGTCGCTCCTTCTTCAAAAGGTCTGATCCCGGAAACGCCATTGATCTTAAAGACGGCTACGAAGCTCTGGTTCGGattatccccccccccctcccggctaccgccttaacctaa
- the LOC117186903 gene encoding protein argonaute-2-like isoform X1, whose protein sequence is MGKENKYKPNAEKPTKPTMKRYFGKPLQQHQLKAGEQVTHPPYGGPAASGLEKQKQEEEQGEWQTQRCQKRRDKAGEGWGGKQQQQQQQQLPQQRGQHRDPIEKQNQQQQTVQRRLQGHNEQHQGGSQFYGPPKPQDELPKWPRAQNRGLPLQPLLPQTQKVVPPLPAGTMKRGTLGKPGQVSVNYLDVSLDKMPAVAYQYDVKITSVFPKKFYRQAFEQYRVEHLGGAIAAYDGRASCYSVVKLKCSPQGQEVKVTDRHGRTLNYTVELKKTQVSEVDLSSLRSYMKDKIYDKPMRALQCLEVVLAAPCHNTARRAGRSFFKRSDPGNAIDLKDGYEALVRIIPPPLPATALT, encoded by the exons atgggAAAGGAAAATA AATATAAACCGAATGCcgaaaaaccaaccaaaccaaccATGAAGCGGTACTTCGGCAAGCCCCTCCAACAGCATCAACTAAAAG CTGGAGAACAGGTTACTCACCCTCCATATGGAGGTCCTGCCGCCTCTGGCTtggagaagcagaagcaggaagAGGAGCAAGGAGAATGGCAGACACAAAGGTGTCAGAAGAGGCGCGATAAGGCCGGGGAAGGCTGGGGcggaaagcagcagcagcagcagcagcagcaacttcCACAACAGCGCGGACAACACCGCGATCCTATAGAAAAACAGaaccaacaacagcagacagTACAAAGGCGTCTTCAGGGCCACAATGAACAACACCAAGGAGGCTCCCAGTTCTATGGTCCACCAAAACCGCAAGACGAACTCCCAAAATGGCCAAGAGCCCAGAACCGAGGTCTGCCTCTGCAGCCTCTGCTCCCTCAGACCCAAAAAGTGGTGCCGCCACTCCCAGCAGGCACCATGAAACGTGGAACTTTGGGAAAACCAGGTCAAGTATCTGTTAATTATCTCGACGTTAGCTTGGATAAAATGCCTGCGGTGGCCTATCAGTACGATGTGAAGATCACGTCAGTATTTCCTAAGAAGTTCTATCGTCAGGCTTTTGAGCAGTACAGAGTTGAACATTTGGGGGGTGCGATTGCCGCATATGATGGACGTGCATCGTGCTACTCAGTTGTGAAACTAAAATGCAGCCCCCAGGGCCAAGAAGTGAAG GTAACAGATCGCCACGGCCGTACCTTGAATTACACTGTGGAGCTCAAGAAGACACAGGTCTCGGAAGTCGATTTGAGCTCACTAAGAAG CTACATGAAGGACAAGATTTATGATAAGCCCATGCGAGCCTTGCAGTGTCTGGAGGTTGTGTTGGCGGCTCCCTGTCATAACACCGCTAGACGCGCCGGTCGCTCCTTCTTCAAAAGGTCTGATCCCGGAAACGCCATTGATCTTAAAGACGGCTACGAAGCTCTGGTTCGGattatccccccccccctcccggctaccgccttaacctaa
- the LOC117187072 gene encoding protein argonaute-2-like, whose translation MSAISLNCRFVCCLDTKTEIRNYKDEREIDAHFHDFKKNQFDLVFVIIPNVGRCYDVVKQKAELKHGILTQCIKQITVERKCNPQCIGNVLLKVNSKLNGINHKLRDDPRCLLKNAMFLGADVSHPSPDQWEIPSVVGVAASHDPFGASYNMQYRLQRSTLEEIEDMESITLEHLRVYYQFRKSYPEHIIYYRDGVGDGQFPKIKSEELRGISAACCKMHIKPKICCVIVVKRHHTRFFPNGAPSQYNKFNNVDPGTVVDRTVVHPNEMEFFMVSHQANQGTAKPTRYNVIENTGNLDIDVLQQLTYNLCHMFPRCNRAVSYPAPAYLAHLAAARGRVYLTGSTKFRSPQEEYAKRLIVPEFMKTNPMYFV comes from the exons ATGTCTGCCATTAGCCTTAACTGCCGATTTGT atGTTGCCTAGATACCAAAACCGAGATACGGAATTACAAGGACGAACGTGAAATAGATGCTCATTTCCACGATttcaaaaaaaatcaatttgattTGGTGTTCGTTATTATACCAAATGTCGGGCGCTGTTATGATGTCGTGAAGCAAAAGGCTGAGCTGAAGCACGGCATTCTCACACAATGCATCAAGCAGATAACAGTCGAGCGTAAATGCAACCCGCAGTGTATTGGTAACGTTCTACTTAAGGTCAATTCCAAGCTGAACGGTATTAATCACAAGCTAAGGGATGACCCGCGCTGTCTGTTAAAGAACGCAATGTTTTTGGGTGCCGATGTGAGTCATCCGTCGCCCGATCAGTGGGAGATCCCCAGTGTGGTGGGTGTTGCCGCCTCCCATGATCCATTCGGGGCTTCATATAACATGCAATATCGCTTGCAACGCTCTACCCTGGAGGAGATCGAGGACATGGAGTCGATAACCCTGGAGCACTTGCGTGTTTATTATCAGTTCCGGAAATCCTATCCCGAGCACATCATCTATTACCGTGATGGTGTCGGCGATGGTCAGTTCCCCAAGATCAAGAGTGAAGAGTTGAGAGGAATTTCTGCGGCCTGCTGCAAG ATGCACATTAAACCCAAGATTTGCTGCGTCATTGTAGTTAAGCGGCATCATACGCGCTTCTTTCCGAACGGAGCTCCATCGCAATATAACAAGTTCAACAATGTCGATCCGGGAACCGTCGTAGATCGCACAGTTGTCCATCCCAATGAAATGGAGTTCTTCATGGTCAGCCATCAGGCGAATCAGGGGACGGCCAAGCCGACGCGTTACAACGTAATTGAGAATACGGGCAACTTGGATATTGATGTACTGCAGCAATTGACATACAATCTTTGTCACATGTTTCCTCGTTGCAACCGCGCAGTGTCTTATCCGGCTCCGGCATATTTGGCACATTTGGCTGCGGCACGTGGACGTGTCTACCTCACTGG CTCCACCAAGTTCCGTTCTCCACAGGAGGAGTACGCAAAGCGTTTGATTGTTCCAGAGTTCATGAAGACGAATCCTATGTACTTCGTGTAG